Proteins from a genomic interval of Pogoniulus pusillus isolate bPogPus1 chromosome 42, bPogPus1.pri, whole genome shotgun sequence:
- the TIA1 gene encoding cytotoxic granule associated RNA binding protein TIA1 isoform X3, giving the protein MATGKSKGYGFVSFFNKWDAENAIQQMGGQWLGGRQIRTNWATRKPPAPKSTFETNTKQLSYEEVVNQSSPSNCTVYCGGVTSGLTEQLMRQTFSPFGQIMEIRVFPDKGYSFVRFSSHESAAHAIVSVNGTTIEGHIVKCYWGKETPDMISPVQQNQISYPPAYGQWGQWYGSAQLGQYVPNGWQVPAYGVYGQAWNQQGFNQTQSSAAWMSTTSYGVQPPQGQNGSVPGYRVAGFETP; this is encoded by the exons ATGGCCACAGGGAAGTCCAAAGGCTATGGCTTCGTCTCCTTCTTCAATAAATGG GACGCTGAGAATGCCATCCAGCAGATGGGTGGGCAGTGGCTCGGGGGAAGGCAGATCAGAACCAACTGGGCCACCAGGAAACCTCCAGCTCCCAAGAGTACCTTTGAAA CAAACACCAAACAGCTCTCCTACGAGGAGGTGGTCAACCAGTCCAGCCCCAGCAACTGCACGGTGTACTGCGGGGGGGTGACCTCAGGCCTGACAG agcagctgatgcGCCAGACCTTCTCTCCCTTCGGGCAGATCATGGAGATCAGAGTCTTCCCCGATAAAGGCTACTCCTTTGTCAG GTTCAGCTCCCACGAGAGCGCGGCGCACGCCATCGTCTCCGTCAACGGCACCACTATAGAAGGTCACATCGTGAAGTGCTACTGGGGCAAGGAGACACCAGACATgatcagtcctgttcagcag AACCAGATCAGCTACCCCCCAGCCTATGGGCAGTGGGGGCAGTGGtatggcagtgcccagctcggACAGTATGTGCCCAACGGTTGGCAGGTGCCTGCCTATGGTGTCTATGGGCAGGCCTGGAACCAGCAGGGCTTCAA CCAAACGCAATCCTCAGCTGCATGGATGAGCACCACCAGCTACGGGGTGCAACCACCCCAGGGCCAAAACGGAAGCGTGCCAGGGTACCGTGTGGCAGGCTTTGAGACGCCGTGA
- the C42H2orf42 gene encoding uncharacterized protein C2orf42 homolog yields the protein MPTPLARSAPCPARPAPIPRCLLPPQVCQSMEPASLRTKVPSFLSDLGKATLRGIRKCPRCGTYNGTRGLSCKNKTCGTVFRHGSRKQPPVDAVKIITGSPLQVYSVRQRDRGAEQRGFVELGLSETTIQTVEGTIITQLRSGRCHLPSCLKAAARGGVESQCQHVKLALSCQTEATPLALKSSVLSSMQASPETKESLWQLATEPTGPLVQRVTKNVLVVKCQPSQRHSLGYLHASFARKVGTKSLGDAKFSCSCQAVKAGKGGTAQEEEEEEEEEEAAARPAPRCIHFFACLCALASDESLAQEFSDFLSWDAGGLKGLVVPPLLSSPQAPVEAGEVTAARPRKRRKEVTVPGESLGDREGPLLAQATAHSQPRRSSLKKPSVPSLKRQGCNQLLDESQVSLSFQEWLASVTERIHQTMHYQFEGKPEPLVFHIPQAFFDALQQRISSGSTKKRLPDSTTAFVRRDALPLGTFSKYSWHITSVLQLRHIFHTPELPLEVTRSFIQNRDGSFELFRCPRVEVETIAEAYAPPLEKQPPIRPLELKTFLKVGHTSPAQKEPTPFIIEWIPNILPQAGIGELRLKFQYGHHGTPQPGAQPRPAPHADPPPLELSPLTSITFP from the exons ATGCCAACCCCCTTGGCACGCTCTGCCCCGTGCCCAGCTCGCCCTGCGCCCATCCCTCGCTGCCTTCTCCCCCCGCAGGTCTGCCAGAGCATGGAGCCAGCCTCGCTGAGGACCAaagtcccttccttcctctctgacCTGGGCAAGGCCACGCTGAGGGGCATCCGGAAGTGCCCTCGCTGTGGCACCTACAATGGCACCCGGGGGCTGAGCTGCAAGAACAAGACCTGCGGCACCGTCTTCCGCCACGGCAGCCGCAAGCAGCCCCCCGTGGACGCCGTCAAGATCATCACaggcagccccctgcaggtctACTCGGTcaggcagagggacagaggTGCCGAGCAGAGAGGCTTcgtggagctggggctgtcagAAACCACCATCCAGACGGTGGAGGGCACCATCATCACCCAGCTCCGCTCCGGGCGCTGccacctgccctcctgcctgaaGGCAGCAGCCCGAGGGGGGGTGGAGAGCCAATGCCAGCATGTCAAGCTGGCCCTCAGCTGCCAGACAGAGGCCACCCCTCTGGCCCTGAAGAGCTCAGTGCTCAGCTCCATGCAGGCATCCCCTGAGACCAAAGAGAGCCTCTGGCAGTTGGCCACGGAGCCCACGGGGCCACTGGTGCAGAGAGTCACCAAGAACGTCCTGGTGGTCAAGTGCCAGCCCAGCcagaggcacagcctgggctacCTCCACGCCTCCTTCGCCCGCAAGGTGGGCACCAAGTCCTTGGGGGACGCCAAGTTCTCGTGTTCCTGCCAAGCTGTGAAGGCTGGCAAAGGTGGCACggcccaggaggaggaggaggaggaggaggaggaggaggcagcagccaggccagccCCGCGCTGCATTCACTTCTTCGCCTGCCTCTGCGCCTTGGCCAGCGacgagagcctggcacaggagtTCTCTGACTTCCTCTCCTGGGATGCTGGAG GTCTGAAGGGCCTCGTGGTGCCTCCCTTGCTCAGCAGCCCCCAGGCCCCAgtagaggctggggaggtgacTGCAGCCAGgccgaggaagaggaggaaggaggtgaCAGTGCCTGGTGAGTCCCTGGGGGACAGGGAGG GCCCCCTCCTGGCCCAAGCCAcagctcacagccagcccaggaggagcagcctgaagAAGCCATCGGTGCCCTCCCTGAAGAGACAAG GCTGCAACCAGCTGCTGGACGAGTCCCAAGTGTCCCTTTCCTTCCAGGAGTGGCTTGCCAGTGTCACCGAGCGCATCCACCAGACCATGCACTACCAGTTCGAGG GCAAGCCTGAGCCGTTGGTGTTCCACATCCCTCAGGCCTTCTTTGatgccctgcagcagaggatcTCCAGTGGCAGCACCAAGAAGAGACTGCCTGACTCCACCACAG CCTTTGTCCGCAGGGATgcgctgcccctgggcaccttcTCCAAGTACTCCTGGCACATCACCAGCGTGCTGCAGCTGCGCCACATCTTCCACACGCCCGAG ctgcccctggaggtcaCTCGCAGCTTCATCCAGAACCGAGATGGCTCCTTCGAGCTGTTCAGGTGCCCGCGGGTGGAGGTGGAGACCATCGCCGAGGCTTACGCCCCCCCCCTGGAGAAGCAGCCCCCGATCCGCCCCCTGGAGCTCAAAACCTTCCTCAAAGTGG GCCACACCTCCCCCGCGCAGAAGGAGCCAACCCCCTTCATCATCGAGTGGATCCCAAACAtcctgccccaggctggcatCGGGGAGCTGCGCCTCAAGTTCCAGTACGGGCACCATGGCACCCCCCAGCCCGGGGCACAGCCCCGCCCTGCCCCCCACGCCGACCCCCCCCCGCTGGAGCTCAGCCCCCTCAcctccatcaccttcccctga